A window of Colius striatus isolate bColStr4 chromosome 29, bColStr4.1.hap1, whole genome shotgun sequence contains these coding sequences:
- the RPRD2 gene encoding regulation of nuclear pre-mRNA domain-containing protein 2 isoform X2, which yields MAAGGGGGGRASSSSSAAASSSAGALEASLDRKLQAVTNTMESIQGLSSWCLENKRHHSTIVYHWMKWLRRSAFPHRLNLFYLANDVIQNCKRKNAIVFRDTFAEVLPEAASLVKDPSVSKSIERIFKIWEDRNVYPEETILALKEALSTTFKTQKQLKETLNKQPNKPWKKSQTSTNPKAALKSKIVAEFRPQSLIDELLLYKRSEDQIELKEKQLSTMRVDVCSTETLKCLKDKTGGKKFSKEFEEASSKLEEFVNGLDKQVKNGPSLTEALENAGIFYEAQYKEVKVVANAYKTFANRVSNLKKKLDQLKATLPDPEESPVPSPSMDAPSPTGSESPFQGMGEEESARSPAGGNRKTVSPETVTDNRDVEDMELSDVEDDSSKIIVEERKEKQAAPASAPAKAESVPKAAPAAAATTAAVTPAPAPTPATPPAPKAVSAAPVAPAPALALPNLANVDLAKISSILSSLTSVMKNTGVSPASRPSPGTPTSPTALTSGLKTPVVGTPAAPSNPLANILSKVEITPESILSALSKTQTQTAPALQGLSSLLQSVAGSTAQPSEAASQSTSASPATTSGGKGRSVPSSSQPFAAKGFGYSPNSSTAEVSSTSVTKAPAGHTPGLSSSGFKPPTNSLGFSGSHPPSPSSLLPTDTSLAQPSDPPKAKLESEPPSPSLEMKIHNFLKGNPGFSGLNLNIPILSSLGSSVATESHAPDFQRAPAGTSLDNVDGTPVRDERSGTPTQDEMMDKPTSSNVDTISLLSKIMSPGSSTPSSTRSPLQGRDDSYSQELPNSVHGYRPFGLGRDSPAALYKQPGDSRDLLDSSQEKFYPDTSFQEDEDYRDFDYSGPPPSAMLNLEKKPTKSILKSSKLAEAAEYQPVLPSYGQRSQDFGVKPSFPQPMRSILDQGESCDPVAASPGLYGGYGLRGKDSASDGSPSPSSKNDVFFSPDSNHSSNLPKAVAHSGLSQKQYPDSPHSLPHRSLFSAPGGLSSPAGRASAPGADKALAASISATSTIEFKNMLKNASRKPAEEKHFGQVTKSGGGGSSGEGGASLAGAKAEPQPPEEHYRIETRVSSSCLDVPDSTEEKGAPIETLGYHNAASRGMSGEPIQTVESIRVLGKGSRGHGREAGRASGWFDMSGGGGAFDNGPSGSSELPGMGGFPAPYKEHVPPPFPDGVNSFRTNSFGPAFEHRLPPPLEHGPPFPRDPPGPPAAGPPPAPAKDHGGLFPRDHPVPPRMPSLDHANPFSKETSAPLPLPHGVPPPPSVEHAGVPFPTPPPPPGPADHAGVAFPAQPPPAGDHGAVSFPAAPPAAPPALAVEHGALHQGTMKEHFSVHAAARDPGAQPPPRDHGAAAPRAREAVPLTPPPLAREQQQLGAARGLGPPPAAPRDGGGRGGVLLRTPRPDFRPREPFVGRDPFHSLKRPRPPFARGGAPFFAPKRPFFPPRY from the exons ATGGCGGCgggcggcggaggcggcggccgggcctcctcctcctcttcggccgccgcctcctcctcgGCCGGCGCGCTCGAGGCCTCGCTCGACAGGAAGCTGCAGGCGGTGACCAACACGATGGAGTCCATCCAGGGCCTGTCCTCCTGGTGCCTGGAGAACAAGCGGCACCACAGCACCATCGTCTACCACTGGATGAAGTGGCTGCGCCGCT CTGCCTTTCCTCACCGCCTCAACCTTTTTTACTTGGCCAACGACGTGATACAGAACTGCAAGAGGAAGAACGCCATCGTGTTCCGCGACACCTTTGCAGAAGTGCTGCCTGAAGCCGCCTCCCTGGTGAA GGATCCATCTGTTTCCAAATCTATCGAAAGAATCTTCAAAATCTGGGAGGACAGGAATGTTTACCCTGAGGAAACCATTCTGGCACTCAAAGAAGCTCTGA GTACCACTTTCAAAACTcagaagcagctgaaagaaACTCTGAACAAACAACCGAATAAGCCGTGGAAGAAATCTCAAA CATCCACGAACCCAAAAGCTGCTTTGAAGTCCAAGATTGTTGCTGAATTCAGA CCACAGTCTCTCATTGATGAGCTGCTGTTGTACAAGCGCTCGGAAGACCAGATAGAACTGAAGGAGAAGCAGCTTTCCACGATGAGAGTGGATGTGTGCAGCACAGAAACACTGAAGTGCTTGAAAG AcaaaacaggaggaaagaagTTCTCCAAGGAGTTTGAAGAAGCAAGTTCAAAGCTGGAGGAGTTTGTCAATGGCTTGGACAAGCAAGTGAAAAATGGCCCCTCTCTGACTGAAGCCCTGGAGAACGCCGGGATCTTCTATGAGGCGCAGTATAAGGAAGTCAAGGTGGTGGCAAAT gCCTATAAAACCTTTGCTAACCGAGTGAGCAACCTCAAGAAGAAGCTGGACCAGTTGAAGGCAACACTTCCTGACCCAGAGGAGTCTCCTGTGCCCTCTCCAAGCATGGATGCCCCATCCCCCACGGGCTCAGAGTCCCCTTTCCAGGGCATGGGCGAGGAGGAGAGCGCCCGATCTCCGGCCGGCGGGAACCGCAAGACGGTGTCTCCGGAAACGGTGACGGACAATCGGGACGTGGAAGACATGGAGCTGTCTGATGTGGAGGATGACAGCTCTAAGATTATTG tggaagagaggaaggagaaacaggCTGCTCCAGCTTCAGCCCCTGCCAAGGCCGAGAGCGTGCCCAAAGCAGCTCCAGCGGCTGCAGCCACCACGGCCGCGGTGACGCCGGCGCCCGCCCCGACCCCTGCGACCCCCCCGGCCCCCAAGGCCGTGAGCGCTGCGCCCGTCgctccagcaccagccctggCCTTGCCCAACCTGGCCAACGTGGACCTGGCAAAGATCAGCTCCATCCTCAGCAGTTTGACCTCTGTGATGAAAAACACAG GTGTCAGTCCTGCCTCGAGACCTTCTCCAGGAACCCCGaccagccccacggctctgacCAGCGGCCTCAAGACTCCTGTGGTGGGGACTCCAGCTGCTCCCTCCAATCCGTTAGCAAATATTCTCTCCAAAGTTGAAATAACTCCTGAAAGCATTTTGTCTGCTCTCTCCAAAACCCAGACTCAGACTGCACCAGCACTGCAAG GTTTGTCGTCCCTGCTGCAGAGTGTGGCTGGGAGCACGGCCCAGCCCAGCGAGGCTGCGTCGCAGAGCACTTCGGCGTCGCCGGCCACCACGAGCGGCGGCAAGGGCAGGAGCGtcccctccagcagccagcccttcGCAGCCAAAGGCTTCGGTTATTCCCCAAACTCATCCACCGCTGAGGTCTCCTCAACCTCCGTCACCAAGGCGCCCGCTGGACACACCCCAGGGCTCTCGAGCTCCGGCTTTAAGCCGCCAACCAACTCCCTGGGCTTCTCCGGTTCCCACCCTCCCAGTCCTTCGTCCCTTTTGCCAACAGACACCTCACTGGCTCAGCCCTCCGACCCTCCCAAAGCCAAGCTGGAATCCGAACCCCCTTCCCCCAGCCTGGAGATGAAGATACACAATTTCTTGAAGGGCAACCCCGGTTTCAGCGGCCTCAACTTGAACATCCCcatcctgagcagcctggggtcCAGCGTGGCCACCGAGAGCCACGCTCCCGACTTCCAGCGGGCTCCCGCCGGCACTTCGCTGGACAACGTGGACGGGACGCCGGTGCGAGACGAGCGGAGCGGGACCCCCACCCAGGACGAGATGATGGACAAACCCACCTCCAGCAACGTCGACaccatctccctgctctccaAAATCATGAGCCCCGGTTCCTctacccccagcagcaccaggtcACCTCTGCAGGGCCGGGATGACAGCTATTCCCAGGAGCTCCCCAACTCGGTGCATGGCTACCGGCCCTTCGGCCTGGGCAGAGACTCGCCGGCCGCGCTGTACAAgcagcctggggacagcagggaCCTGCTCGACTCCTCCCAGGAGAAGTTCTACCCCGACACGTCTTTCCAAGAAGACGAAGATTACCGTGACTTCGACTACTCCGGGCCGCCGCCCTCGGCCATGctcaacctggagaagaaacCAACCAAATCCATCTTGAAATCCAGCAAACTGGCGGAAGCTGCCGAATACCAACCGGTCCTGCCCAGCTACGGGCAGCGCTCGCAGGACTTCGGCGTCAAACCCTCCTTCCCTCagcccatgagatccatcctgGACCAGGGCGAGAGCTGCGACCCCGTGGCGGCGTCCCCGGGGCTGTACGGCGGCTACGGGCTGCGGGGGAAGGACTCCGCCTCGGATGGTTCCCCTTCCCCCAGCAGCAAGAACGACGTGTTCTTCTCTCCGGACTCCAACCACAGCAGCAACTTGCCCAAAGCGGTGGCTCACTCGGGGCTGTCACAGAAGCAATACCCGGACTCGCCCCACTCCCTCCCCCACCGCTCGCTCTTCTCGGCGCCCGGCGGCCTGTCCAGCCCGGCCGGCAGAGCCTCGGCGCCCGGCGCCGACAAAGCCTTGGCCGCTTCCATCTCTGCCACGTCCACCATCGAGTTCAAGAACATGCTCAAGAACGCCTCCCGCAAGCCGGCCGAGGAGAAGCACTTCGGGCAAGTAACCAaaagcggcggcggcggctcgtCGGGCGAGGGGGGCGCGAGCTTGGCCGGAGCCAAGGCCGAGCCGCAGCCTCCCGAGGAGCACTACCGCATCGAGACCAGGGTGTCCTCGTCCTGCCTGGACGTGCCCGACAGCACCGAGGAGAAAGGGGCTCCCATCGAAACGCTGGGTTACCACAACGCCGCCAGCCGGGGCATGTCGGGGGAGCCCATCCAGACGGTGGAGTCCATCCGCGTGCTGGGCAAGGGCAGCCGAGGGCACGGGCGCGAGGCCGGCCGCGCCTCGGGCTGGTTCGACatgagcggcggcggcggcgccttCGACAACGGCCCGTCGGGCTCGTCCGAGCTGCCCGGCATGGGCGGCTTCCCGGCGCCCTACAAGGAGCACGTGCCGCCGCCCTTCCCCGACGGCGTCAACAGCTTCCGCACCAACAGCTTCGGCCCGGCCTTTGAGCACCGCCTGCCGCCGCCGCTCGAGCACGGCCCCCCCTTCCCGCGGGACCCCCCggggccgcccgccgccgggccCCCGCCGGCCCCCGCCAAGGACCACGGCGGCCTCTTCCCGAGGGACCACCCGGTCCCTCCCCGCATGCCGTCGCTGGATCACGCCAACCCCTTCTCCAAGGAGACctccgccccgctcccgctgcCCCACGGCgtccccccgcccccctccgTGGAGCACGCCGGCGTCCCGTTCCCcacgcccccgccgccccccggccccgccgacCACGCCGGCGTCGCCTTCCccgcgcagccgccgccggcCGGGGACCACGGCGCCGTGTCGTTCCCCGCGGCGCCCCCGGCGGCGCCGCCCGCCCTGGCGGTGGAGCACGGCGCGCTGCACCAAGGGACGATGAAGGAGCATTTCTCGGTGCACGCCGCCGCCCGGGACCCCGGCGCGCAGCCGCCCCCGCGCGACCACGGCGcggccgccccccgcgcccGCGAGGCCGTGCCGCTCACGCCCCCTCCCCTGGCCCGGGAGCAGCAGCAACTGGGAGCCGCCCGCGGCCTCGGGCCGCCCCCCGCGGCCCCCCGGGACGGGGGCGGCCGGGGCGGGGTGCTGCTGAGGACCCCCCGCCCTGACTTCAGGCCGCGAGAGCCCTTTGTGGGCAGAGACCCCTTCCATAGCCTCAAGCGGCCCCGGCCGCCCTTTGCCCGGGGGGGGGCCCCGTTCTTCGCCCCCAAAcgcccctttttcccccccaggtACTGA
- the RPRD2 gene encoding regulation of nuclear pre-mRNA domain-containing protein 2 isoform X1 — MAAGGGGGGRASSSSSAAASSSAGALEASLDRKLQAVTNTMESIQGLSSWCLENKRHHSTIVYHWMKWLRRSAFPHRLNLFYLANDVIQNCKRKNAIVFRDTFAEVLPEAASLVKDPSVSKSIERIFKIWEDRNVYPEETILALKEALTSTNPKAALKSKIVAEFRPQSLIDELLLYKRSEDQIELKEKQLSTMRVDVCSTETLKCLKDKTGGKKFSKEFEEASSKLEEFVNGLDKQVKNGPSLTEALENAGIFYEAQYKEVKVVANAYKTFANRVSNLKKKLDQLKATLPDPEESPVPSPSMDAPSPTGSESPFQGMGEEESARSPAGGNRKTVSPETVTDNRDVEDMELSDVEDDSSKIIVEERKEKQAAPASAPAKAESVPKAAPAAAATTAAVTPAPAPTPATPPAPKAVSAAPVAPAPALALPNLANVDLAKISSILSSLTSVMKNTGVSPASRPSPGTPTSPTALTSGLKTPVVGTPAAPSNPLANILSKVEITPESILSALSKTQTQTAPALQGLSSLLQSVAGSTAQPSEAASQSTSASPATTSGGKGRSVPSSSQPFAAKGFGYSPNSSTAEVSSTSVTKAPAGHTPGLSSSGFKPPTNSLGFSGSHPPSPSSLLPTDTSLAQPSDPPKAKLESEPPSPSLEMKIHNFLKGNPGFSGLNLNIPILSSLGSSVATESHAPDFQRAPAGTSLDNVDGTPVRDERSGTPTQDEMMDKPTSSNVDTISLLSKIMSPGSSTPSSTRSPLQGRDDSYSQELPNSVHGYRPFGLGRDSPAALYKQPGDSRDLLDSSQEKFYPDTSFQEDEDYRDFDYSGPPPSAMLNLEKKPTKSILKSSKLAEAAEYQPVLPSYGQRSQDFGVKPSFPQPMRSILDQGESCDPVAASPGLYGGYGLRGKDSASDGSPSPSSKNDVFFSPDSNHSSNLPKAVAHSGLSQKQYPDSPHSLPHRSLFSAPGGLSSPAGRASAPGADKALAASISATSTIEFKNMLKNASRKPAEEKHFGQVTKSGGGGSSGEGGASLAGAKAEPQPPEEHYRIETRVSSSCLDVPDSTEEKGAPIETLGYHNAASRGMSGEPIQTVESIRVLGKGSRGHGREAGRASGWFDMSGGGGAFDNGPSGSSELPGMGGFPAPYKEHVPPPFPDGVNSFRTNSFGPAFEHRLPPPLEHGPPFPRDPPGPPAAGPPPAPAKDHGGLFPRDHPVPPRMPSLDHANPFSKETSAPLPLPHGVPPPPSVEHAGVPFPTPPPPPGPADHAGVAFPAQPPPAGDHGAVSFPAAPPAAPPALAVEHGALHQGTMKEHFSVHAAARDPGAQPPPRDHGAAAPRAREAVPLTPPPLAREQQQLGAARGLGPPPAAPRDGGGRGGVLLRTPRPDFRPREPFVGRDPFHSLKRPRPPFARGGAPFFAPKRPFFPPRY; from the exons ATGGCGGCgggcggcggaggcggcggccgggcctcctcctcctcttcggccgccgcctcctcctcgGCCGGCGCGCTCGAGGCCTCGCTCGACAGGAAGCTGCAGGCGGTGACCAACACGATGGAGTCCATCCAGGGCCTGTCCTCCTGGTGCCTGGAGAACAAGCGGCACCACAGCACCATCGTCTACCACTGGATGAAGTGGCTGCGCCGCT CTGCCTTTCCTCACCGCCTCAACCTTTTTTACTTGGCCAACGACGTGATACAGAACTGCAAGAGGAAGAACGCCATCGTGTTCCGCGACACCTTTGCAGAAGTGCTGCCTGAAGCCGCCTCCCTGGTGAA GGATCCATCTGTTTCCAAATCTATCGAAAGAATCTTCAAAATCTGGGAGGACAGGAATGTTTACCCTGAGGAAACCATTCTGGCACTCAAAGAAGCTCTGA CATCCACGAACCCAAAAGCTGCTTTGAAGTCCAAGATTGTTGCTGAATTCAGA CCACAGTCTCTCATTGATGAGCTGCTGTTGTACAAGCGCTCGGAAGACCAGATAGAACTGAAGGAGAAGCAGCTTTCCACGATGAGAGTGGATGTGTGCAGCACAGAAACACTGAAGTGCTTGAAAG AcaaaacaggaggaaagaagTTCTCCAAGGAGTTTGAAGAAGCAAGTTCAAAGCTGGAGGAGTTTGTCAATGGCTTGGACAAGCAAGTGAAAAATGGCCCCTCTCTGACTGAAGCCCTGGAGAACGCCGGGATCTTCTATGAGGCGCAGTATAAGGAAGTCAAGGTGGTGGCAAAT gCCTATAAAACCTTTGCTAACCGAGTGAGCAACCTCAAGAAGAAGCTGGACCAGTTGAAGGCAACACTTCCTGACCCAGAGGAGTCTCCTGTGCCCTCTCCAAGCATGGATGCCCCATCCCCCACGGGCTCAGAGTCCCCTTTCCAGGGCATGGGCGAGGAGGAGAGCGCCCGATCTCCGGCCGGCGGGAACCGCAAGACGGTGTCTCCGGAAACGGTGACGGACAATCGGGACGTGGAAGACATGGAGCTGTCTGATGTGGAGGATGACAGCTCTAAGATTATTG tggaagagaggaaggagaaacaggCTGCTCCAGCTTCAGCCCCTGCCAAGGCCGAGAGCGTGCCCAAAGCAGCTCCAGCGGCTGCAGCCACCACGGCCGCGGTGACGCCGGCGCCCGCCCCGACCCCTGCGACCCCCCCGGCCCCCAAGGCCGTGAGCGCTGCGCCCGTCgctccagcaccagccctggCCTTGCCCAACCTGGCCAACGTGGACCTGGCAAAGATCAGCTCCATCCTCAGCAGTTTGACCTCTGTGATGAAAAACACAG GTGTCAGTCCTGCCTCGAGACCTTCTCCAGGAACCCCGaccagccccacggctctgacCAGCGGCCTCAAGACTCCTGTGGTGGGGACTCCAGCTGCTCCCTCCAATCCGTTAGCAAATATTCTCTCCAAAGTTGAAATAACTCCTGAAAGCATTTTGTCTGCTCTCTCCAAAACCCAGACTCAGACTGCACCAGCACTGCAAG GTTTGTCGTCCCTGCTGCAGAGTGTGGCTGGGAGCACGGCCCAGCCCAGCGAGGCTGCGTCGCAGAGCACTTCGGCGTCGCCGGCCACCACGAGCGGCGGCAAGGGCAGGAGCGtcccctccagcagccagcccttcGCAGCCAAAGGCTTCGGTTATTCCCCAAACTCATCCACCGCTGAGGTCTCCTCAACCTCCGTCACCAAGGCGCCCGCTGGACACACCCCAGGGCTCTCGAGCTCCGGCTTTAAGCCGCCAACCAACTCCCTGGGCTTCTCCGGTTCCCACCCTCCCAGTCCTTCGTCCCTTTTGCCAACAGACACCTCACTGGCTCAGCCCTCCGACCCTCCCAAAGCCAAGCTGGAATCCGAACCCCCTTCCCCCAGCCTGGAGATGAAGATACACAATTTCTTGAAGGGCAACCCCGGTTTCAGCGGCCTCAACTTGAACATCCCcatcctgagcagcctggggtcCAGCGTGGCCACCGAGAGCCACGCTCCCGACTTCCAGCGGGCTCCCGCCGGCACTTCGCTGGACAACGTGGACGGGACGCCGGTGCGAGACGAGCGGAGCGGGACCCCCACCCAGGACGAGATGATGGACAAACCCACCTCCAGCAACGTCGACaccatctccctgctctccaAAATCATGAGCCCCGGTTCCTctacccccagcagcaccaggtcACCTCTGCAGGGCCGGGATGACAGCTATTCCCAGGAGCTCCCCAACTCGGTGCATGGCTACCGGCCCTTCGGCCTGGGCAGAGACTCGCCGGCCGCGCTGTACAAgcagcctggggacagcagggaCCTGCTCGACTCCTCCCAGGAGAAGTTCTACCCCGACACGTCTTTCCAAGAAGACGAAGATTACCGTGACTTCGACTACTCCGGGCCGCCGCCCTCGGCCATGctcaacctggagaagaaacCAACCAAATCCATCTTGAAATCCAGCAAACTGGCGGAAGCTGCCGAATACCAACCGGTCCTGCCCAGCTACGGGCAGCGCTCGCAGGACTTCGGCGTCAAACCCTCCTTCCCTCagcccatgagatccatcctgGACCAGGGCGAGAGCTGCGACCCCGTGGCGGCGTCCCCGGGGCTGTACGGCGGCTACGGGCTGCGGGGGAAGGACTCCGCCTCGGATGGTTCCCCTTCCCCCAGCAGCAAGAACGACGTGTTCTTCTCTCCGGACTCCAACCACAGCAGCAACTTGCCCAAAGCGGTGGCTCACTCGGGGCTGTCACAGAAGCAATACCCGGACTCGCCCCACTCCCTCCCCCACCGCTCGCTCTTCTCGGCGCCCGGCGGCCTGTCCAGCCCGGCCGGCAGAGCCTCGGCGCCCGGCGCCGACAAAGCCTTGGCCGCTTCCATCTCTGCCACGTCCACCATCGAGTTCAAGAACATGCTCAAGAACGCCTCCCGCAAGCCGGCCGAGGAGAAGCACTTCGGGCAAGTAACCAaaagcggcggcggcggctcgtCGGGCGAGGGGGGCGCGAGCTTGGCCGGAGCCAAGGCCGAGCCGCAGCCTCCCGAGGAGCACTACCGCATCGAGACCAGGGTGTCCTCGTCCTGCCTGGACGTGCCCGACAGCACCGAGGAGAAAGGGGCTCCCATCGAAACGCTGGGTTACCACAACGCCGCCAGCCGGGGCATGTCGGGGGAGCCCATCCAGACGGTGGAGTCCATCCGCGTGCTGGGCAAGGGCAGCCGAGGGCACGGGCGCGAGGCCGGCCGCGCCTCGGGCTGGTTCGACatgagcggcggcggcggcgccttCGACAACGGCCCGTCGGGCTCGTCCGAGCTGCCCGGCATGGGCGGCTTCCCGGCGCCCTACAAGGAGCACGTGCCGCCGCCCTTCCCCGACGGCGTCAACAGCTTCCGCACCAACAGCTTCGGCCCGGCCTTTGAGCACCGCCTGCCGCCGCCGCTCGAGCACGGCCCCCCCTTCCCGCGGGACCCCCCggggccgcccgccgccgggccCCCGCCGGCCCCCGCCAAGGACCACGGCGGCCTCTTCCCGAGGGACCACCCGGTCCCTCCCCGCATGCCGTCGCTGGATCACGCCAACCCCTTCTCCAAGGAGACctccgccccgctcccgctgcCCCACGGCgtccccccgcccccctccgTGGAGCACGCCGGCGTCCCGTTCCCcacgcccccgccgccccccggccccgccgacCACGCCGGCGTCGCCTTCCccgcgcagccgccgccggcCGGGGACCACGGCGCCGTGTCGTTCCCCGCGGCGCCCCCGGCGGCGCCGCCCGCCCTGGCGGTGGAGCACGGCGCGCTGCACCAAGGGACGATGAAGGAGCATTTCTCGGTGCACGCCGCCGCCCGGGACCCCGGCGCGCAGCCGCCCCCGCGCGACCACGGCGcggccgccccccgcgcccGCGAGGCCGTGCCGCTCACGCCCCCTCCCCTGGCCCGGGAGCAGCAGCAACTGGGAGCCGCCCGCGGCCTCGGGCCGCCCCCCGCGGCCCCCCGGGACGGGGGCGGCCGGGGCGGGGTGCTGCTGAGGACCCCCCGCCCTGACTTCAGGCCGCGAGAGCCCTTTGTGGGCAGAGACCCCTTCCATAGCCTCAAGCGGCCCCGGCCGCCCTTTGCCCGGGGGGGGGCCCCGTTCTTCGCCCCCAAAcgcccctttttcccccccaggtACTGA
- the TARS2 gene encoding threonine--tRNA ligase, mitochondrial encodes MPSARGASRLLLAGVSRRHRVSAPSRDLPERLRLFQRLRDEQDDGGGGAERLPPGTPIRVTLPGGRQLPGRALQTTPFQVAAHLGGGLPEAALVARVNGTLQDLDRPLEADTELELLDFSSAEGRAAFWQSGACVLAAVAEQFFGATVCSALATEDGFYCDVHMGERTVQRGELPALQDACLAFARAQHRFQRLQASRQQLLQLFKDNSFQLQQIEEEVTSPTATVYRCGPLLQLCPGPLLRHTGLLVALRVLTSSAAFWRGPGGPSLQRLAAVAFPSEQDLASWQRAQDEAAQRDHRRIGREQELFFFHKLSPGSCFFLPRGAHIYNTLVSFIRSEYQARGFWEVVTPNLFSPRLWELSGHWQHYSSHMFSCTSDTETLSLKPMNCPAHCLMFSHRPRSWRELPLRLADFGVLHRNEPPGSLTGLTRVRRFQQDDAHIFCTPEQLESEIRSCLGFVQKVYAVLGFSFRLALATRPPGFLGDPHSWDRAEQQLERSLRAFGQPWQLNPGDGAFYGPKIDIHIQDALGRHHQCGTIQLDFQMPERFGLEYNSASGGTERPVLIHRAVLGSVERMVAVLAESCGGRWPLWLSPLQVMVIPQSPEVEDYAREVQAVLRGGGLMVDLDGDPGATLARKIRRAQLAHYNFQLVVGPRERARGSASVRSRDNAQRGEWDVGRLLRRLQELRDRRVPDAEQRL; translated from the exons ATGCCGAGCGCGCGCGGCGCCTCGCGCCTGCTCCTCGCGGGAGTCTCGCGGCGGCACCGG GTCTCCGCGCCCAGCCGTGACCTCCCCGAGCGCCTGCGGCTGTTCCAGCGGCTGCGGGACGAGCAGGAcgatggcggcggcggggccgagcGGCTCCCCCCGGGGACCCCCATCCGCGTCACCCTGCCCGGGGGGCGGCAGCTGCCCGGGCGCGCCCTGCAGACCACCCCTTTCCAGGTGGCCGCGCACTTGGG GGGGGGTCTCCCCGAGGCAGCGCTGGTTGCCCGGGTGAACGGGACCCTGCAGGACCTCGACCGACCCCTCGAGGCCGACactgagctggagctgctggactTCTCGTCCGCGGAGGGCCGGGCG GCCTTCTGGCAGTCGGGTGCCTGTGTCCTGGCCGCCGTGGCCGAGCAGTTCTTCGGGGCCACTGTCTGCAGCGCCCTGGCCACCGAGGACGGGTTCTACTGCGACGTCCACATGGGAGAGAG GACGGTGCAGCGGGGGGAGCTGCCGGCGCTGCAGGACGCCTGCCTGGCCTTCGCCCGCGCCCAGCACCGCTTCCAGCGCCTCCAGGCCAGTcgccagcagctgctgcagctcttcaaG GACAACAgcttccagctgcagcagatCGAGGAGGAGGTGACATCCCCCACGGCCACTGTCTATAG GTGTGGacccctcctgcagctctgccccggGCCCCTGCTGCGGCACACGGGGCTGCTCGTCGCCCTGCGCGTCCTCACG agCTCAGCTGCCTTCTGGAGGGGCCCGGGGGGGCCGTCCCTGCAGCGCCTGGCCGCCGTCGCCTTCCCCAGCGAGCAGGATTTGGCCTCGTGGCAGCGGGCGCAGGACGAGGCCGCCCAGCGTGACCATCGCCGCATCGGCAGG GAGCAggagcttttcttcttccacaagCTGAGCCCCGGCAGCTGCTTCTTCCTGCCCCGCGGCGCCCACATCTACAACACCCTCGTGAGCTTCATCAGG AGTGAGTACCAGGCCAGGGGCTTCTGGGAGGTGGTGACCCCCAACCTGTTCAGCCCACGCCTCTGGGAGCTCTCGGGGCACTGGCAGCACTACAGCAGCCACATGTTCTCCTGCACCAGCGACACCGAGACCCTGTCCCTCAAACCCATGAACTGCCCGGCCCACTG CCTGATGTTCTCGCACCGGCCGCGCTCGTGGCGGGAGCTGCCGCTGCGCCTGGCGGATTTCGGGGTGCTGCACCGCAACGAGCCGCCCGGCAGCCTGACGGGACTGACGCGCGTGCGGCGCTTCCAGCAGGACGACGCTCACATCTTCTGCACCCCGGAGCAG ctggagagcGAGATCCGCTCCTGCCTGGGCTTTGTGCAGAAGGTTTACGCTGTGCTGGGCTTCTCCTTCCGCCTGGCGCTGGCCACACGGCCCCCCGGCTTCCTGGGGGACCCCCACAGCTGGGACCGTGCTGAgcag cagctggagcgCAGCCTCCGCGCCTTCGGCCAGCCCTGGCAGCTCAACCCGGGCGACGGCGCCTTCTACGGCCCCAAA aTTGACATCCACATCCAGGACGCTTTGGGTCGCCACCATCAGTGTGGCACCATCCAGTTGGATTTCCAGATGCCCGAGAGGTTTGGGTTGGAGTACAAcag TGCCTCAGGGGGGACAGAGCGACCTGTGCTGATCCATCGGGCTGTGCTGGGCTCGGTGGAGCGGAtggtggctgtgctggctgagagCTGTGGGGGACGATG GCCCCTCTGGTTGTCCCCACTGCAGGTCATGGTGATCCCACAGAGCCCTGAGGTCGAGGATTACGCCAGGGAG gttcaggctgtgctgaggggagggggcttgaTGGTTGATCTGGATGGAGACCCCGGGGCCACTTTGGCCAGGAAGATCCGACGAGCTCAGCTTGCTCACTACAACTTCCAGCTGG TGGTGGGGCCCCGGGAGCGGGCCCGTGGCAGCGCCAGCGTGCGGAGCCGGGACAACGCGCAGCGCGGCGAGTGGGACGTGGGGCGGCTGCTGCGgcggctgcaggagctgagggacCGGCGCGTCCCCGACGCTGAGCAGCGCCTCTGA